A section of the Rhipicephalus sanguineus isolate Rsan-2018 chromosome 11, BIME_Rsan_1.4, whole genome shotgun sequence genome encodes:
- the LOC125760413 gene encoding uncharacterized protein LOC125760413, whose product MTKTKDPYLTLLAYRSTPLKNGYSPAELLMGRRLRSRLPLCPTKLTPQLPDHDSLRNFEERYRKRQRKDFDRRHGVRDLPELLYGDAVWVTDLKNKGTVQAPADEPRSYWVNTDTGAVRRNRTQLVPYSRSHNNADSASTSDCAIDTRSRCQDTSHWHTRSGRCVKPPAAANFA is encoded by the coding sequence ATGACGAAGACCAAGGACCCTTACCTGACACTTCTAGCTTACAGGTCGACTCCTTTGAAGAATGGATATAGCCCTGCCGAACTGCTCATGGGTCGTCGGCTGAGATCCAGGCTTCCTCTTTGTCCCACCAAGCTGACACCCCAATTGCCAGATCATGACAGCCTTCGGAATTTTGAGGAAAGATACAGAAAACGTCAAAGGAAAGACTTCGATAGACGTCACGGAGTCCGCGACTTGCCGGAACTTCTTTATGGAGATGCCGTGTGGGTGACAGACCTCAAGAACAAAGGGACAGTACAAGCCCCAGCCGATGAGCCTCGATCTTATTGGGTCAACACCGACACTGGTGCTGTACGTAGAAACCGGACGCAGCTAGTTCCATATTCCCGAAGTCACAACAACGCAGACAGCGCCAGTACCAGTGATTGTGCTATAGACACTCGCTCGCGTTGCCAGGACACTTCCCACTGGCATACCAGAAGTGGCAGGTGCGTTAAGCCGCCTGCTGCAGCGAACTTCGCTTGA